A genome region from Maylandia zebra isolate NMK-2024a linkage group LG6, Mzebra_GT3a, whole genome shotgun sequence includes the following:
- the LOC101464924 gene encoding NLR family CARD domain-containing protein 3 isoform X2, with amino-acid sequence MTSEDLLSTLEDLGDEEFNKFKWLLHQADVLQSFPTIKKSRLETTNRWDTVDLMVQTYRLPGAVEVAKKILERISRNDLLQSLCASSSGREVPEPHPIASYQQMLQSNFQDKFMCAQEGWAEDKECLADIYTELYITAGYDVHINTQHEVWQIEKAWKPAEPEKPIRPTDMFKHPSGKYRPIKTVMTNGIAGIGKTFLVHKFVLDWAEQRSNQDVHLIFPFTFRQLNPLKGEKFSLAELIHECIPETVGIPQEALNYIFTDVQSSGITNYDKSKFKLLFVFDGLDESRLHLDLHSEDIRSVDVTKAAKTDVLLRKLINGKLLRSARIWVTTRPAAANQIPREFISSTTEVRGFTDPQKEEYFRKRFKGKEEADKLISHIVTSRSLHIMCHIPVFCWITATVLEDVLKTREGGELPKTLTEMYAEFLVFQIDRTKEKYGPEKSIQYIKSLAKLAFEQLEKGNLIFYEKDLRQSGIDFSEASVCSGVFTEIFKEDRGRKGKDKMFSFVHLSVQEFLAALYVRMSLNNSNINVMPLPQPSMRNLQLLLSKTSSKKTHRISIDRALQSPNGHLDLFLRFLLGLSLQTNQDKLQDLLMKIDSSSETTQKTVQYIKKKISENVSAERSINLFHCLNELKDCSLVEEIQQYLSSGRLSTDILTPAQWSALGFILLSSEEDLDVFDLKKYSPSEEALLRLLPVVKASKTVLLSGCNLSKRSCEALSSVVSSPSSNLRELDLSNNDLEDSGVKLLSAGLASLQCRLEILRLSGCIVTEEGCTYLASALKSNHFHLQELDLSYNVLDDSSVKLFSAGVEDSDWRLDTLRLEHGGQQRLKPGLRKYSCELTLDPNTANRNLILFDNNTKVAFVDDEQPYPDHPERFDDWKQILCRNGLTGRCYWEVEWEGWVYIAVSYRGIRRTGASKGCWFGWNNQSWSLRCSEDGYFAWHNNTRTDLSTSSSSFVSSSASSTSSTSSTSNRVAVYVDCPAGTLSFYRVSSNSLIHLHTFSTTFTETLYPGFRLFRSSSVSLCSL; translated from the exons ATGACGTCAGAGGACCTGTTAAGTACTCTGGAGGATTTGGGAGATGAAGAGTTTAACAAATTCAAGTGGCTCCTACATCAAGCTGACGTCCTTCAAAGCTTCCCAACCATCAAAAAGAGTCGATTGGAGACAACAAACAGGTGGGACACTGTCGACCTGATGGTGCAAACCTACAGGCTTCCTGGAGCTGTGGAGGTGGCTAAGAAGATTTTAGAGAGGATAAGCAGGAATGACCTGCTGCAGAGTCTGTGTGCCAGCAGCTCAGGACGAGAAG TACCAGAGCCTCACCCCATCGCATCTTACCAACAGATGCTTCAATCAAACTTCCAGGACAAGTTTATGTGCGCACAAGAAGGTTGGGCAGAAGATAAAGAGTGTCTGGCAGATATCTACACAGAGCTGTACATCACAGCTGGGTATGATGTACATAtcaacacacagcatgaggttTGGCAGATTGAAAAGGCATGGAAGCCAGCAGAGCCAGAGAAACCTATTAGACCCACAGACATGTTTAAACATCCCTCTGGAAAATACAGACCCATCAAAACAGTGATGACCAATGGAATCGCAGGAATTGGAAAAACTTTCCTTGTTCACAAGTTTGTTTTGGACTGGGCTGAACAAAGATCCAATCAAGATGTGCATCTGATTTTCCCCTTCACCTTCCGTCAGCTGAATCCTCTGAAGGGAGAAAAGTTCAGTTTGGCAGAGCTCATTCATGAATGCATCCCAGAAACTGTAGGCATCCCACAGGAGGCTCTTAATTACATCTTTACAGATGTTCAGTCATCAGGAATCACCAACTATGACAAGAGTAAATTCAaacttctgtttgtgtttgatgGGCTGGATGAGAGCCGCCTTCATCTCGACCTTCATTCTGAAGACATTCGCTCTGTCGATGTAACAAAGGCAGCTAAAACAGATGTCCTGCTGAGGAAACTCATCAATGGGAAACTGCTACGCTCTGCTCGCATCTGGGTAACCACACGGCCTGCAgcggccaatcagatccctcgaGAGTTTATCAGCAGTACAACAGAGGTCAGGGGGTTCACAGACCCACAGAaagaggagtacttcaggaagagattcaaagGTAAGGAGGAGGCTGACAAACTCATCTCCCATATCgtgacatcacgaagcctccacatcatgtgccacatcccagtcttctgctggatcactgcaacagttctggaggatgtgttgaaaaccagagagggaggagagctgcccaagactctgactgagatgtacGCAGAGTTCCTGGTGTTTCAGATTGATCGGACAAAAGAAAAGTATGGCCCAGAAAAGAGCATTCAATACATTAAGTCATTAGCAAAACTGGCCTTTGAGCAGCTGGAAAAGGgcaacctgatcttctatgagaAGGATCTGAGACAGAGCGGCATTGATTTCAGCGAAGCCTCGGTGtgctcaggagtgttcacagaGATCTTCAAAGAAGATCGAGGAAGGAAAGGGAAAGACAAGATGTTCAGCTTCGTCCATTTGAgcgttcaggagtttctggctgctctttatGTGAGGATGTCGCTTAATAACAGTAACATAAATGTGATGCCTTTACCACAGCCCTCAATGCGCAATCTTCAACTGCTTTTAAGTAAAACATCTTCAAAGAAGACCCACAGGATTTCCATTGACagggccttacagagtccaaacgGACATCTGGACTTATTCCTTCGCTTCCTcttgggtctttcactgcagaccaatcaggatAAACTACAGGACCTGCTAATGAAAATAGACAGTAGTTCAGAGACCACTCAGAAAACAGTCCAATACATCAAGAAGAAAATCAGTGAGAATGTGTCTGCAGAGAGGAGCATTAATCTGTTCCACTGTTTGAACGAACTGAAGGActgttctctagtggaggagatccaacagtatCTGAGTTCTGGACGTCTGTCCACAGATATACTCACTCcagctcagtggtcagctctgggcTTCATCTTACtatcatcagaagaagatctagatgtgtttgacctgaagaaatactctccttcagaggaagctcttCTCAGGTTACTTCCAGTGGTGAAAGCCTCCAAAACAGTTCT GTTGAGTGGCTGTAATCTGTCAaaaagaagctgtgaagctctgtcctcagttgtCAGCTCACCGTCATCTAATCTGAGAGAGttggacctgagtaacaatgACCTAGAAGATTCAGGAGTTAAACTCCTTTCTGCCGGACTGGCAAGTCTACAGTGTAGACTGGAAATTCTCAG GCTGTCCGGCTGTATcgtcacagaggaaggctgtacttatTTAGCTTCAGCTCTAAAATCCAACCACTTCCATTTGCAAGaactggacctgagctacaatgtTCTGGACGACTCATCAGTAAAGCTGTTCTCCGCTGGAGTGGAGGACTCAGACTGGAGACtagacactctcag GCTGGAACATGGTGGGCAGCAGAGACTAAAACCTGGCCTGAgaaagt ATTCCTGTGAACTCACACTGGacccaaacacagcaaacagaaaCCTCATCTTGTTCGACAACAACACTAAAGTGGCATTTGTGGATGATGAGCAGCCATATCCTGATCACCCAGAGAGGTTTGATGACTGGAAACAGATTCTgtgtagaaatgggctgactggtcgctgttactgggaggttgaGTGGGAAGGTTGGGTTTACATAGCAGTGAGTTACAGAGGAATCAGAAGGACAGGAGCCAGCAAAGGCTGCTGGTTTGGATGGAATAATCAGTCGTGGAGTCTGAGATGCTCTGAAGATGGTTACTTTGCTTGGCACAATAACACTAGAACAGACCTCtctacctcttcctcctccttcgtCTCCTCTTCCGCCTCCTCCACCtcatccacctcctccacctcaaACAGAGTAGCAGTGTATGTAGACTGTCCTGCTGggactctgtccttctacagagtctcctcaaACTCCTTGATCCATCTCCACACCTTCAGCACCACATTCACTGAGACTCTTTATCCTGGATTTAGGCTATTTAGATcttcctctgtgtctctgtgttcactTTAG
- the LOC101464924 gene encoding NLR family CARD domain-containing protein 3 isoform X1 — MVPVPEPHPIASYQQMLQSNFQDKFMCAQEGWAEDKECLADIYTELYITAGYDVHINTQHEVWQIEKAWKPAEPEKPIRPTDMFKHPSGKYRPIKTVMTNGIAGIGKTFLVHKFVLDWAEQRSNQDVHLIFPFTFRQLNPLKGEKFSLAELIHECIPETVGIPQEALNYIFTDVQSSGITNYDKSKFKLLFVFDGLDESRLHLDLHSEDIRSVDVTKAAKTDVLLRKLINGKLLRSARIWVTTRPAAANQIPREFISSTTEVRGFTDPQKEEYFRKRFKGKEEADKLISHIVTSRSLHIMCHIPVFCWITATVLEDVLKTREGGELPKTLTEMYAEFLVFQIDRTKEKYGPEKSIQYIKSLAKLAFEQLEKGNLIFYEKDLRQSGIDFSEASVCSGVFTEIFKEDRGRKGKDKMFSFVHLSVQEFLAALYVRMSLNNSNINVMPLPQPSMRNLQLLLSKTSSKKTHRISIDRALQSPNGHLDLFLRFLLGLSLQTNQDKLQDLLMKIDSSSETTQKTVQYIKKKISENVSAERSINLFHCLNELKDCSLVEEIQQYLSSGRLSTDILTPAQWSALGFILLSSEEDLDVFDLKKYSPSEEALLRLLPVVKASKTVLLSGCIVTEEGCTYLASALKSNHFHLQELDLSYNVLDDSSVKLFSAGVEDSDWRLDTLRLEHGGQQRLKPGLRKYSCELTLDPNTANRNLILFDNNTKVAFVDDEQPYPDHPERFDDWKQILCRNGLTGRCYWEVEWEGWVYIAVSYRGIRRTGASKGCWFGWNNQSWSLRCSEDGYFAWHNNTRTDLSTSSSSFVSSSASSTSSTSSTSNRVAVYVDCPAGTLSFYRVSSNSLIHLHTFSTTFTETLYPGFRLFRSSSVSLCSL; from the exons ATGGTTCCAGTACCAGAGCCTCACCCCATCGCATCTTACCAACAGATGCTTCAATCAAACTTCCAGGACAAGTTTATGTGCGCACAAGAAGGTTGGGCAGAAGATAAAGAGTGTCTGGCAGATATCTACACAGAGCTGTACATCACAGCTGGGTATGATGTACATAtcaacacacagcatgaggttTGGCAGATTGAAAAGGCATGGAAGCCAGCAGAGCCAGAGAAACCTATTAGACCCACAGACATGTTTAAACATCCCTCTGGAAAATACAGACCCATCAAAACAGTGATGACCAATGGAATCGCAGGAATTGGAAAAACTTTCCTTGTTCACAAGTTTGTTTTGGACTGGGCTGAACAAAGATCCAATCAAGATGTGCATCTGATTTTCCCCTTCACCTTCCGTCAGCTGAATCCTCTGAAGGGAGAAAAGTTCAGTTTGGCAGAGCTCATTCATGAATGCATCCCAGAAACTGTAGGCATCCCACAGGAGGCTCTTAATTACATCTTTACAGATGTTCAGTCATCAGGAATCACCAACTATGACAAGAGTAAATTCAaacttctgtttgtgtttgatgGGCTGGATGAGAGCCGCCTTCATCTCGACCTTCATTCTGAAGACATTCGCTCTGTCGATGTAACAAAGGCAGCTAAAACAGATGTCCTGCTGAGGAAACTCATCAATGGGAAACTGCTACGCTCTGCTCGCATCTGGGTAACCACACGGCCTGCAgcggccaatcagatccctcgaGAGTTTATCAGCAGTACAACAGAGGTCAGGGGGTTCACAGACCCACAGAaagaggagtacttcaggaagagattcaaagGTAAGGAGGAGGCTGACAAACTCATCTCCCATATCgtgacatcacgaagcctccacatcatgtgccacatcccagtcttctgctggatcactgcaacagttctggaggatgtgttgaaaaccagagagggaggagagctgcccaagactctgactgagatgtacGCAGAGTTCCTGGTGTTTCAGATTGATCGGACAAAAGAAAAGTATGGCCCAGAAAAGAGCATTCAATACATTAAGTCATTAGCAAAACTGGCCTTTGAGCAGCTGGAAAAGGgcaacctgatcttctatgagaAGGATCTGAGACAGAGCGGCATTGATTTCAGCGAAGCCTCGGTGtgctcaggagtgttcacagaGATCTTCAAAGAAGATCGAGGAAGGAAAGGGAAAGACAAGATGTTCAGCTTCGTCCATTTGAgcgttcaggagtttctggctgctctttatGTGAGGATGTCGCTTAATAACAGTAACATAAATGTGATGCCTTTACCACAGCCCTCAATGCGCAATCTTCAACTGCTTTTAAGTAAAACATCTTCAAAGAAGACCCACAGGATTTCCATTGACagggccttacagagtccaaacgGACATCTGGACTTATTCCTTCGCTTCCTcttgggtctttcactgcagaccaatcaggatAAACTACAGGACCTGCTAATGAAAATAGACAGTAGTTCAGAGACCACTCAGAAAACAGTCCAATACATCAAGAAGAAAATCAGTGAGAATGTGTCTGCAGAGAGGAGCATTAATCTGTTCCACTGTTTGAACGAACTGAAGGActgttctctagtggaggagatccaacagtatCTGAGTTCTGGACGTCTGTCCACAGATATACTCACTCcagctcagtggtcagctctgggcTTCATCTTACtatcatcagaagaagatctagatgtgtttgacctgaagaaatactctccttcagaggaagctcttCTCAGGTTACTTCCAGTGGTGAAAGCCTCCAAAACAGTTCT GCTGTCCGGCTGTATcgtcacagaggaaggctgtacttatTTAGCTTCAGCTCTAAAATCCAACCACTTCCATTTGCAAGaactggacctgagctacaatgtTCTGGACGACTCATCAGTAAAGCTGTTCTCCGCTGGAGTGGAGGACTCAGACTGGAGACtagacactctcag GCTGGAACATGGTGGGCAGCAGAGACTAAAACCTGGCCTGAgaaagt ATTCCTGTGAACTCACACTGGacccaaacacagcaaacagaaaCCTCATCTTGTTCGACAACAACACTAAAGTGGCATTTGTGGATGATGAGCAGCCATATCCTGATCACCCAGAGAGGTTTGATGACTGGAAACAGATTCTgtgtagaaatgggctgactggtcgctgttactgggaggttgaGTGGGAAGGTTGGGTTTACATAGCAGTGAGTTACAGAGGAATCAGAAGGACAGGAGCCAGCAAAGGCTGCTGGTTTGGATGGAATAATCAGTCGTGGAGTCTGAGATGCTCTGAAGATGGTTACTTTGCTTGGCACAATAACACTAGAACAGACCTCtctacctcttcctcctccttcgtCTCCTCTTCCGCCTCCTCCACCtcatccacctcctccacctcaaACAGAGTAGCAGTGTATGTAGACTGTCCTGCTGggactctgtccttctacagagtctcctcaaACTCCTTGATCCATCTCCACACCTTCAGCACCACATTCACTGAGACTCTTTATCCTGGATTTAGGCTATTTAGATcttcctctgtgtctctgtgttcactTTAG